From a region of the Nonlabens dokdonensis DSW-6 genome:
- a CDS encoding DUF1304 domain-containing protein produces MTYLVNISIGAIALLHLYIMYFEMFAWETKGRKVFRNFPKEFFSQTTVMAANQGLYNGFLAVGLIWTYFIENEEWKFNVSLFFLGCVAIAGIYGAFTASKKILFVQTLPAVIAMILLLLTR; encoded by the coding sequence ATGACTTATTTAGTAAACATTTCAATAGGTGCGATAGCATTGCTCCATTTGTACATCATGTATTTTGAAATGTTTGCTTGGGAAACTAAAGGTCGTAAAGTATTCCGTAATTTTCCTAAAGAATTTTTTAGTCAGACTACCGTTATGGCAGCAAATCAAGGATTGTATAACGGTTTTCTCGCCGTAGGATTGATCTGGACCTATTTTATAGAAAACGAAGAGTGGAAATTCAATGTATCTCTATTTTTTCTAGGTTGTGTAGCAATTGCAGGTATCTATGGAGCTTTTACGGCAAGCAAGAAAATCCTATTTGTACAAACACTTCCTGCGGTGATTGCTATGATACTTTTACTACTTACTAGATGA